A single Mangrovimonas sp. YM274 DNA region contains:
- the fumC gene encoding class II fumarate hydratase — protein MNYRIEKDTMGEVKVPADKLWGAQTERSRNNFKIGAPASMPLEIVYGFAYLKKAAAYTNCDLGVLPEEKRNLIAQVCDEILEGKHDDQFPLVIWQTGSGTQSNMNVNEVIANRAHQIAGKVIGEGEKTIQPNDDVNKSQSSNDTFPTGMHIAIYKKIVENTIHGVIKLRNTLHEKSLAFKDVVKIGRTHLMDATPLTLGQEFSGYVSQLDHGLRALENTLPHLAELALGGTAVGTGLNTPKGYAELVAEYIAKFTNQPFVSAHNKFEALAAHDALVETHGALKQLAVSLNKIANDIRMMASGPRSGIGEIIIPANEPGSSIMPGKVNPTQCEALTMVCAQVMGNDVAVSVGGTQGHYELNVFKPMMAANLLQSAQLLGDACVSFEEHCASGIEPNHGVIKQLLNNSLMLVTALNTKIGYYKAAEIANTAHKNGTTLKEEAVNLGYVTPEEYEAWVKPEDMIGSIK, from the coding sequence ATGAATTATAGAATAGAAAAAGACACCATGGGCGAGGTAAAAGTACCTGCAGACAAACTATGGGGTGCACAAACCGAGCGTTCAAGAAACAACTTTAAAATTGGAGCTCCAGCTTCAATGCCGTTGGAAATTGTTTATGGCTTTGCTTATTTAAAAAAGGCGGCCGCATACACCAACTGTGACCTTGGAGTACTTCCTGAAGAAAAAAGGAACTTAATTGCTCAAGTATGTGATGAAATTCTAGAAGGTAAACATGATGATCAATTCCCATTGGTAATCTGGCAAACTGGTTCTGGTACCCAAAGTAACATGAACGTCAACGAGGTTATTGCCAATAGAGCGCATCAAATTGCCGGAAAGGTAATTGGAGAAGGTGAAAAAACCATCCAACCTAATGATGATGTAAACAAATCACAGTCTTCAAACGATACTTTCCCTACAGGGATGCATATTGCGATCTACAAAAAAATTGTAGAAAACACCATTCATGGGGTAATTAAATTACGAAATACACTTCACGAAAAATCTTTGGCTTTTAAAGATGTAGTAAAAATTGGTAGAACCCACCTTATGGATGCCACTCCCCTAACTTTGGGTCAAGAGTTTTCTGGGTATGTATCGCAATTAGATCACGGTTTACGTGCTTTAGAAAACACTTTACCTCATTTAGCTGAATTGGCTCTTGGGGGTACTGCTGTGGGTACAGGTCTTAACACACCAAAAGGTTATGCTGAATTGGTAGCTGAATACATTGCTAAATTTACCAACCAACCTTTCGTATCTGCACATAACAAATTTGAAGCTTTAGCTGCACACGATGCGTTGGTTGAAACTCACGGTGCTTTAAAGCAATTAGCTGTTTCCTTAAATAAAATTGCCAATGACATAAGAATGATGGCTTCTGGACCCCGTTCAGGAATTGGAGAAATTATTATTCCTGCCAACGAACCAGGAAGTTCTATCATGCCAGGAAAAGTAAACCCTACCCAATGCGAAGCCTTAACTATGGTCTGCGCCCAAGTAATGGGTAATGATGTAGCTGTAAGTGTTGGAGGTACGCAAGGACATTATGAGTTGAACGTGTTCAAACCAATGATGGCTGCTAACCTGCTACAATCTGCTCAACTTTTAGGAGATGCCTGCGTAAGCTTTGAAGAGCATTGTGCTTCTGGTATTGAGCCAAACCATGGAGTAATCAAACAATTATTGAACAATTCCTTAATGTTGGTAACTGCCTTAAACACTAAAATTGGTTACTATAAAGCTGCTGAAATTGCCAACACAGCACATAAAAACGGTACTACTTTAAAAGAAGAGGCTGTTAATTTAGGCTATGTAACTCCAGAAGAATATGAAGCTTGGGTAAAACCAGAGGATATGATTGGAAGTATAAAATAA
- a CDS encoding carboxypeptidase-like regulatory domain-containing protein, whose amino-acid sequence MPKIIVFLLLISNIAWSQDVKKKVGLVKDAETQEPIAFVNIFIEGSTDYNLTGGISNELGEFAIDSRNSEVTFSHIGYESLTVELNDEFNEISLTPKNYVLDEVVVSTVSAEDYLKDVIKSSNSKIDKNTLLKSYCREVVKVNDAYTKFSDALVNYYIKKGNGKAMVTLDQHRALKSDRIDEEDSNNIDNINSAFTLQDYVKDAYNFKGLKNLLKDKNYEFVRRIRQEANGEEYEYIDISPKKDVEELLLKGYVIIDPKTSSILEFKIYTSADHLKYSELKNILIAKFKINGLPLWSKFNVIDDKYILSYNKKTIGMYIKMGKKIDDDFEFSSDLFVYQFNENIEMPEEGYERRTIYESGTEFHENFWENYNSFPLSEDELNFINSVAK is encoded by the coding sequence ATGCCTAAAATTATTGTTTTCCTTTTATTGATTTCCAACATAGCTTGGAGTCAGGATGTAAAAAAGAAAGTAGGGCTGGTTAAAGATGCCGAAACTCAAGAACCGATTGCTTTTGTTAACATATTTATTGAGGGGTCTACAGATTATAATTTAACCGGCGGTATTTCCAATGAATTAGGAGAGTTTGCAATAGATTCTCGAAATTCCGAAGTAACATTTAGCCATATCGGTTATGAATCTCTGACAGTTGAATTGAACGACGAGTTTAATGAAATATCCTTAACTCCTAAGAATTATGTGCTTGATGAAGTTGTTGTTTCAACGGTTTCTGCAGAGGATTATTTAAAGGATGTTATAAAATCATCCAACAGTAAAATAGACAAAAATACTTTATTGAAAAGTTATTGTAGAGAGGTTGTAAAGGTGAATGATGCTTACACAAAATTTTCAGATGCTTTGGTAAACTATTATATTAAAAAGGGGAATGGAAAGGCAATGGTTACATTGGATCAGCACAGAGCACTTAAAAGTGATAGAATTGATGAGGAGGACTCCAATAATATCGATAACATAAATTCGGCATTTACCTTACAGGACTATGTGAAAGATGCGTATAATTTTAAAGGCCTTAAAAACTTGCTGAAAGACAAAAATTATGAGTTTGTAAGAAGGATAAGGCAAGAGGCTAATGGAGAAGAGTATGAGTATATCGATATTTCGCCCAAAAAGGATGTTGAGGAACTCTTGCTTAAAGGTTATGTAATTATTGACCCCAAAACCTCAAGTATCTTGGAGTTTAAGATTTATACATCAGCAGACCACCTTAAATATTCAGAGCTTAAAAATATTTTAATAGCAAAGTTCAAAATAAATGGACTGCCATTATGGTCTAAATTTAATGTGATTGATGATAAATACATCCTATCCTACAATAAAAAAACAATAGGGATGTATATTAAAATGGGGAAAAAGATTGATGACGATTTTGAGTTTAGTTCAGACTTATTTGTTTATCAATTCAACGAGAACATTGAAATGCCAGAAGAAGGTTATGAAAGAAGAACTATCTACGAATCGGGTACAGAGTTTCATGAAAACTTCTGGGAGAATTATAATTCTTTTCCGCTGAGCGAGGATGAACTCAATTTTATTAATTCGGTTGCAAAATAA
- a CDS encoding DUF6638 family protein has product MEKLKAANLFRSELLPVSGKLVERYNQCLLKLGFTPTKLTQFSIDGIGWSPEIAEEKNEIHYLNNGEANPHGILISPLQKGKPVYVPFHTFDREIMQYVFRVYGQKITDITRDCAICLDFDQKIDVFYEPLDLLKYKDVQIRFHLINDLDKAQKKQLQLIEKFKKDQNFIDEGLHSKLLESAKKYGDLRNRDLGLVDLQFTTESFYTRAFGGVYVLRDFIMPIVVFEDLHWYKEAIKDTVYEVLIYHVSQPELMEKLRDHVLIECDLENVVKTDRYDRVKKMELAESLTEPNHPICDILNDSVLFKSYLNKLDIESRKRVMSVERYLEKMEVSNQYKISDIVDLKMYEALHSPHSSLKAKHQDLIWQLLVNISSKDVLFLYWYDKEAFYQEFNDWEDSLQDWVIQTIRNNI; this is encoded by the coding sequence ATGGAAAAGCTAAAAGCGGCAAATTTATTTAGAAGTGAGTTGCTTCCCGTAAGTGGAAAATTGGTAGAACGGTATAACCAATGCTTGTTGAAGTTAGGGTTTACACCTACAAAATTGACACAGTTTTCGATTGATGGCATAGGCTGGAGTCCGGAAATTGCCGAAGAAAAAAATGAAATACACTACCTCAATAATGGAGAAGCTAATCCACACGGTATTTTGATTTCGCCTTTACAGAAAGGAAAACCTGTGTATGTGCCTTTCCATACCTTTGATAGGGAAATTATGCAGTATGTATTTAGGGTATATGGTCAAAAAATCACCGATATCACCCGAGATTGTGCCATTTGCTTGGATTTCGATCAAAAAATAGATGTGTTTTACGAACCCTTGGATTTACTTAAGTATAAAGATGTTCAAATACGGTTTCATTTGATAAACGACCTGGATAAAGCGCAGAAAAAACAATTACAACTAATTGAAAAGTTTAAAAAAGATCAAAACTTTATAGATGAAGGGTTGCATTCAAAATTACTGGAATCGGCCAAGAAATATGGCGATTTACGTAATCGTGATCTAGGGTTAGTCGATTTACAATTTACAACCGAGTCTTTCTATACCAGAGCCTTTGGTGGGGTTTATGTGTTGCGTGATTTCATTATGCCTATCGTGGTATTTGAAGATTTACATTGGTACAAGGAGGCAATTAAGGATACGGTTTATGAAGTATTGATTTACCATGTGTCCCAACCGGAATTAATGGAGAAATTGCGTGACCATGTGTTGATTGAATGCGATTTGGAAAACGTTGTGAAAACAGATAGGTATGACCGTGTCAAGAAAATGGAATTGGCAGAAAGCCTAACGGAACCAAATCATCCTATTTGTGACATTCTCAATGACAGTGTCCTGTTTAAAAGTTATTTGAACAAATTGGACATTGAAAGCCGTAAACGGGTGATGAGTGTAGAGCGTTATTTGGAGAAAATGGAAGTGAGCAATCAATACAAAATTTCGGATATCGTAGACTTAAAAATGTACGAAGCACTTCATAGCCCGCATTCTTCCTTGAAAGCGAAACACCAAGATCTGATTTGGCAGTTATTGGTGAATATTTCATCAAAGGATGTGTTGTTTTTATACTGGTATGACAAAGAGGCGTTTTACCAAGAGTTTAATGATTGGGAAGACTCCCTTCAAGATTGGGTAATCCAAACCATACGTAACAATATCTAA
- a CDS encoding arginase family protein — MDQLILFKGQDLENLTKKGSANSKFGTQVQLLSSLTNIYDDIVNLDVDYVIFGIPEDLGNFANSSKIGAFKTWKRVVKNLTNLNRNTITTPKKVLILGHLDFKKIQKKLLSYNPERKKDIAKARRKVELIDQKVTYVVHQIIKAGKTPIIIGGGPNNAYGILKGASLAMNKRLNCVNLSSQTGFMKKEGRHSGNGFSYAYAEGFLKNYFIMGLNTETTADIVLKTLNKIKAVKYCSIQDFKNKSNKQIRRATKLVTATPFGLEIDYGILNSFQEAADTYPQEINDTLTHFSQFSEMSYLHISNAIIDSENKKTVTDNVTNMLVDFINGNSN, encoded by the coding sequence ATGGACCAACTTATACTTTTTAAAGGGCAAGATTTAGAAAACCTAACTAAAAAAGGTTCAGCCAATTCCAAGTTTGGAACACAGGTCCAATTACTTTCGAGCCTCACAAATATATACGACGATATTGTTAATTTGGACGTTGACTATGTAATTTTCGGCATTCCCGAGGATTTAGGAAACTTCGCTAACAGCAGTAAAATTGGGGCTTTCAAGACTTGGAAGCGGGTTGTAAAAAATTTAACAAATTTAAACCGTAATACAATTACTACACCCAAAAAGGTGCTCATTCTTGGTCATTTAGATTTCAAAAAAATCCAAAAAAAGCTTCTTTCCTACAATCCAGAACGCAAAAAAGATATTGCTAAAGCTAGACGAAAAGTAGAGTTAATTGATCAAAAAGTGACTTATGTAGTCCATCAAATTATAAAGGCTGGTAAAACACCAATTATCATAGGAGGTGGTCCAAACAATGCCTACGGAATCCTTAAAGGAGCTTCCTTAGCAATGAACAAGCGCTTAAATTGTGTGAACCTATCCTCACAAACGGGCTTTATGAAAAAAGAAGGCCGCCATAGTGGTAATGGATTTAGCTATGCATATGCTGAAGGATTTTTGAAAAATTATTTTATCATGGGGCTTAATACCGAAACTACAGCTGATATCGTCCTCAAAACTTTAAATAAAATCAAAGCTGTAAAATATTGTTCCATTCAAGATTTTAAAAACAAAAGTAACAAACAGATACGCCGGGCTACCAAGTTGGTTACTGCGACTCCTTTTGGATTAGAAATCGATTATGGAATTTTAAATTCTTTCCAAGAAGCAGCAGATACCTATCCTCAAGAAATAAACGACACTTTAACGCATTTCAGCCAATTTTCAGAAATGTCCTATCTTCATATTAGCAATGCCATAATTGATTCTGAAAACAAAAAAACGGTAACGGACAATGTGACGAATATGCTGGTAGATTTTATAAATGGAAACTCAAACTAG
- a CDS encoding chromosome partitioning protein ParA, with protein MENTNSKSTGLKVAIGILVVLFIGTGFYTSKLYTDKKQTEATLIKEKNQVMADLTNMAKQYDKAIDENQVANEKLVEHRQRIQGLMDSLKISQNSVNSLWRYKKRFLALQEEHERLLVENDQLKAEKLLLAASLDSTQVELAERTMFTDSLLVENTELATVMANASTLQTVGLKGFGVIERSSGKLIPTERARRSDKIRVCFTVAKNSLVGAGDKELYVQVLDPHDNVLGANEQIQFEDEVLNYSLISKFNYENRSLNICEFVAPNDDKFEEGRYVVNVFNKKELVSSTEFTLQ; from the coding sequence ATGGAGAATACAAACAGTAAGAGTACGGGATTAAAAGTGGCCATCGGTATTTTAGTGGTTCTGTTTATTGGAACTGGTTTTTATACTTCTAAACTGTACACCGACAAAAAACAAACAGAAGCTACACTAATCAAGGAGAAAAATCAAGTTATGGCTGATTTAACGAATATGGCCAAGCAATATGATAAAGCCATTGATGAGAATCAGGTTGCAAATGAAAAACTTGTAGAACACAGACAGCGTATTCAAGGTTTGATGGATTCCTTAAAAATTTCCCAAAATAGCGTGAACAGCTTATGGAGATATAAAAAGAGATTTTTAGCACTTCAGGAAGAACATGAAAGACTATTGGTTGAAAACGACCAGCTGAAAGCAGAAAAATTACTATTGGCTGCGTCTTTAGACAGTACCCAAGTTGAATTAGCAGAACGCACCATGTTTACCGATTCACTCTTGGTTGAAAATACTGAATTGGCAACCGTAATGGCAAATGCCTCTACTTTACAAACTGTAGGTTTAAAAGGTTTCGGAGTTATTGAAAGAAGTTCAGGAAAATTGATTCCTACTGAAAGAGCTCGTAGAAGTGACAAAATTAGAGTTTGTTTTACCGTCGCAAAAAACTCCTTAGTAGGTGCTGGTGATAAAGAATTGTATGTTCAAGTATTGGATCCTCATGACAATGTTTTGGGAGCTAATGAGCAAATTCAATTTGAGGATGAAGTATTAAACTACAGCTTGATTAGTAAGTTTAATTATGAAAATAGAAGTTTAAACATTTGTGAGTTTGTGGCTCCAAACGATGATAAGTTTGAAGAAGGACGTTACGTTGTAAACGTATTCAACAAAAAGGAACTTGTGTCATCAACTGAGTTTACATTGCAATAA
- the hutI gene encoding imidazolonepropionase: protein MSILIKNIKELVQVRETNVTIVKGKDMKVLPTLKNAYLLIEHDTIVEYGPMEDCEDIYAEEVIDATGKTVMPSWCDSHTHIVYAGDRSSEFVDRINGLSYEEIASRGGGILNSAEKLQNTSEEELYQQSLERLNKIIKLGTGAVEIKSGYGLTVPAELKMLRVIRRLKRESQAFIKPTLLGAHAVPLEYKNDKQGFVDLVVNEMIPQTAQDRLADYIDVFCEQGYFSLEDTERILQAGIEHGLIPKIHVNQFNAFGGVALGVKYNALSVDHLEEMAEEDIEVLKDSSTMPVALPSCSYFLSIPYTPARKIIDAGLPLALASDYNPGSTPSGNMNFVVSTACIKMKMTPEEAINAATINGAYAMGISNMYGSICRGKKANIIITKPISGYQYLPYSFGDNLIDQVIINGQLVK, encoded by the coding sequence TTGTCAATACTTATCAAAAACATTAAGGAATTGGTGCAGGTTCGAGAAACCAACGTTACCATTGTAAAAGGTAAGGATATGAAAGTCCTACCCACTCTAAAAAACGCCTATTTACTTATTGAGCACGATACCATTGTCGAGTATGGCCCAATGGAAGATTGCGAAGACATCTATGCCGAAGAGGTTATTGATGCTACAGGCAAAACTGTAATGCCTTCCTGGTGTGATTCCCATACCCATATTGTGTATGCAGGAGATCGTTCCTCAGAATTTGTTGACCGTATTAACGGACTTAGTTATGAGGAAATCGCAAGCCGGGGTGGCGGGATTCTCAATTCTGCCGAGAAATTACAAAATACTAGTGAAGAGGAACTATATCAACAATCCTTGGAGCGCCTAAACAAGATCATTAAACTTGGGACAGGTGCGGTTGAAATAAAATCGGGATATGGATTGACCGTTCCTGCCGAACTTAAAATGTTAAGGGTCATTAGACGTTTAAAGAGAGAATCCCAAGCCTTTATAAAGCCCACGCTTTTAGGGGCACACGCTGTGCCACTTGAGTATAAAAATGACAAACAGGGATTTGTTGATTTGGTGGTTAACGAGATGATTCCTCAAACGGCTCAAGATCGACTTGCAGACTATATAGATGTATTTTGTGAGCAGGGCTATTTTTCTTTGGAAGATACAGAACGTATTCTACAGGCTGGCATAGAACATGGCCTCATCCCCAAAATTCATGTGAATCAATTTAATGCCTTTGGCGGTGTTGCCTTAGGTGTAAAATACAATGCCCTATCAGTGGATCATTTGGAAGAAATGGCAGAGGAAGATATCGAGGTTCTTAAAGACAGTAGCACAATGCCAGTGGCATTGCCATCCTGCTCTTATTTTTTAAGTATTCCTTACACGCCTGCCAGAAAGATTATAGATGCAGGTCTACCGCTGGCCTTGGCTTCAGATTATAATCCAGGCTCTACACCGAGTGGGAATATGAACTTTGTAGTAAGCACCGCTTGTATAAAAATGAAAATGACCCCTGAAGAAGCTATTAACGCAGCGACCATTAATGGAGCCTATGCTATGGGGATTAGCAATATGTACGGAAGTATCTGTAGAGGTAAAAAGGCTAATATTATCATTACAAAACCAATTTCTGGTTATCAATACCTCCCCTATTCCTTTGGAGATAATTTAATTGACCAAGTCATTATAAATGGACAATTGGTAAAATAA
- a CDS encoding peroxiredoxin translates to MAAIRLGDEAPNFTAQSSEGEINFHEWLGDSWGILFSHPADYTPVCTTELGTVAKYKDEFDKRNVKVVALSVDGLESHKGWINDINETQNTTVNFPIIADEDRKVSELYDMIHPNASEKFTVRSVFVIDPDKKVKLIITYPASTGRNFDELLRVIDSLQLTAYHKLATPANWKAGDDCVISPSVPTEEIAELFPKGYTEVKPYLRITPHPNLN, encoded by the coding sequence ATGGCAGCAATACGATTAGGAGATGAGGCACCAAATTTTACGGCGCAATCATCTGAAGGAGAAATTAATTTTCATGAATGGTTAGGAGACAGTTGGGGTATTTTATTTTCCCATCCAGCCGATTATACACCTGTTTGTACTACCGAATTAGGAACCGTAGCAAAATACAAGGATGAGTTTGATAAACGAAACGTTAAAGTAGTGGCCTTAAGTGTTGATGGACTAGAATCGCACAAAGGATGGATCAATGATATTAACGAAACACAGAACACTACTGTTAATTTTCCGATTATAGCCGATGAGGATCGAAAGGTATCAGAGCTTTATGATATGATCCACCCAAATGCCAGTGAAAAATTTACGGTAAGATCGGTGTTTGTGATTGATCCCGACAAGAAGGTAAAGTTAATTATTACGTATCCAGCTTCTACAGGAAGAAATTTTGATGAACTTTTGCGGGTAATAGATTCTTTGCAGTTAACAGCCTATCATAAATTAGCAACACCAGCCAATTGGAAAGCAGGGGATGATTGTGTGATTTCACCATCTGTACCCACTGAAGAAATAGCGGAGTTGTTCCCCAAAGGCTATACAGAAGTAAAACCTTATTTACGTATCACTCCTCATCCAAATCTCAATTAA